Proteins encoded together in one uncultured Desulfosarcina sp. window:
- the murA gene encoding UDP-N-acetylglucosamine 1-carboxyvinyltransferase — protein MSEREFIQINGGKPLAGSVCVQGSKNAILPMLAASLLPENGCSVIRNVPPLNDILVAFEIMRHVGAKVDYFPEEKTVCVDATGLNRSDLPEALTCRLRASVLFIPSLLARLGEVRLPSVGGCPLGARNLNYHYRGFARLGAQITSGDAFVIRGDNFLGAGMYLDFPSHTGTENLMMAACFSKGVSIIENAASDPEIFDFANFLIKMGAKIHGLGTRTLTVEGVPALNPVEYYAMNDRLDAGLFMMAAGIAGGKISIIGVNPADLRILTEKMMQMGVEIRINGHVMEVASPGKNLRPVNVLTCPYPGFATDFQPAIMALSCIADGQSYIRERIFDKRFSHVKELRKLGASIDLDEEDGLAIVNGPTTFQGADTEPDNIRAAACILLAGLACPEKTTIGNVYQINRGHFDIESRFQQLGADVQRVK, from the coding sequence ATGAGCGAGCGGGAATTCATTCAAATCAATGGTGGTAAACCCTTGGCCGGCAGCGTCTGTGTGCAGGGGTCTAAAAATGCGATTCTGCCCATGCTGGCCGCGTCCCTGCTTCCGGAGAACGGATGCAGCGTGATCCGCAATGTACCGCCGCTGAACGACATCCTGGTGGCCTTCGAAATCATGCGCCATGTGGGTGCCAAAGTGGACTACTTCCCTGAAGAGAAAACGGTCTGCGTGGATGCCACCGGCCTGAATCGCTCGGATCTTCCCGAAGCGCTCACCTGCCGCCTACGGGCCTCGGTGCTTTTCATTCCGTCATTGCTGGCCCGCCTGGGTGAAGTCCGACTGCCCAGCGTCGGCGGCTGTCCTTTGGGCGCCCGCAACCTGAACTACCATTATCGCGGTTTTGCCCGGCTCGGGGCCCAGATTACCAGCGGCGACGCCTTTGTCATCCGGGGCGACAATTTTCTGGGCGCCGGCATGTATCTGGACTTTCCCAGCCATACCGGAACGGAAAACCTGATGATGGCGGCCTGTTTTTCCAAAGGGGTCTCCATCATCGAAAATGCCGCCTCGGACCCGGAGATATTCGATTTCGCCAATTTTCTCATCAAGATGGGCGCAAAGATCCATGGATTGGGCACCCGCACGCTTACAGTAGAAGGGGTACCGGCCTTGAATCCCGTGGAGTACTACGCCATGAACGACCGCCTGGACGCAGGATTGTTCATGATGGCGGCAGGGATTGCCGGGGGGAAAATTTCGATTATCGGTGTTAATCCGGCCGACCTGCGCATTTTAACCGAAAAAATGATGCAGATGGGCGTCGAAATCCGTATCAACGGGCATGTCATGGAGGTTGCCTCGCCGGGCAAGAATCTGCGCCCGGTGAACGTGCTCACCTGCCCCTATCCGGGCTTCGCCACCGATTTTCAGCCGGCGATCATGGCCCTTTCCTGCATTGCCGACGGCCAGAGCTATATCCGGGAGCGGATCTTCGACAAGCGTTTCAGCCATGTCAAGGAATTGAGAAAACTGGGGGCCTCCATCGACCTGGATGAAGAGGACGGTCTGGCCATCGTCAACGGCCCCACCACCTTCCAAGGGGCGGACACCGAACCGGACAACATCCGGGCCGCCGCCTGCATTCTGCTGGCTGGCCTAGCCTGCCCGGAGAAAACCACCATCGGCAACGTCTACCAGATCAACCGGGGACATTTCGACATCGAAAGCCGCTTTCAACAGCTCGGCGCCGATGTGCAGCGGGTTAAATAG
- the qrcD gene encoding menaquinone reductase integral membrane subunit QrcD, with protein sequence MDSALIPKGVKRCPMWQFLLGLAIVGAVLAWGVYAMLLCWFKGLNQTNMNDYYGFALWIWADLAVIALGGGAFFSGLLKYIFGKDELKHIINYAVLIGFICYSSALLILAIDIGQPLRGWFIFWHANVHSMLTEVAFCLSCYFSVLTIEYIPLILENRQLDKVPFFHNLSHNMHEVMAVFAATGAFLSFFHQGSLGGVAGVLFGRPFAFREGLLIWPWTFFLFTWSAAAYGPCFTLLITWITEKVTRKKLVKDNVVEMLAKIAGWMIFTYTIAKLCDTARWANITAPGLGQTLADFYTGTALYGYWILFAEIGLGGIVPAIILISPPLRKNPVWRVVALFLGVMGVSLNRWVMVLQVMATPVMPFDKWALYYPSWQEVATTILPVAYGIILIMISYRYLPIFPQEAELNPIEEDASTPAEASTEPAAELEPAQA encoded by the coding sequence ATGGATTCTGCGTTAATACCCAAAGGAGTCAAACGTTGCCCCATGTGGCAGTTCCTCCTGGGACTGGCGATCGTGGGCGCTGTGCTGGCCTGGGGCGTCTATGCCATGCTGCTGTGCTGGTTCAAGGGATTGAATCAGACCAACATGAACGACTATTACGGATTTGCCCTGTGGATCTGGGCGGACTTGGCCGTTATCGCCTTAGGCGGCGGGGCCTTTTTCAGCGGCCTGCTCAAATACATCTTCGGCAAGGATGAGCTGAAGCACATTATCAATTACGCGGTGCTGATCGGGTTCATCTGCTACAGTTCGGCCCTGCTGATCCTGGCCATCGACATCGGCCAACCCCTGCGCGGCTGGTTCATCTTCTGGCACGCCAATGTGCACTCCATGCTCACCGAAGTGGCCTTCTGCCTCTCCTGCTACTTCTCGGTGCTGACCATCGAGTATATCCCGCTGATCCTGGAAAACCGCCAGCTGGACAAGGTGCCCTTCTTCCACAACCTGAGCCACAACATGCACGAAGTCATGGCGGTCTTTGCCGCCACCGGCGCGTTTCTCTCCTTTTTCCATCAAGGCTCCCTGGGTGGTGTGGCCGGCGTCCTGTTCGGGCGGCCCTTCGCCTTCCGGGAAGGCCTGCTCATCTGGCCCTGGACCTTTTTTCTCTTCACCTGGTCCGCCGCGGCTTACGGCCCCTGCTTCACCCTGCTGATCACCTGGATCACGGAAAAGGTAACCCGCAAGAAGCTGGTCAAGGACAACGTCGTCGAAATGCTGGCCAAGATCGCCGGCTGGATGATCTTTACCTACACGATCGCCAAGCTTTGCGATACGGCCCGCTGGGCCAACATCACGGCACCGGGGTTGGGCCAGACGCTGGCCGATTTCTATACCGGCACCGCTCTCTACGGCTACTGGATATTGTTCGCGGAAATCGGTCTGGGCGGGATCGTGCCGGCCATCATTCTGATCAGCCCGCCCTTGAGAAAAAATCCTGTCTGGCGGGTCGTCGCCCTGTTCCTGGGCGTCATGGGCGTTTCTCTCAACCGCTGGGTCATGGTCCTGCAGGTCATGGCCACGCCGGTCATGCCGTTCGACAAATGGGCCCTGTACTATCCGAGCTGGCAGGAAGTGGCCACCACCATTCTGCCGGTGGCCTACGGCATCATCCTGATCATGATCTCCTACCGCTACCTGCCGATCTTTCCCCAGGAAGCGGAACTGAATCCCATCGAGGAAGATGCCTCTACACCTGCGGAAGCCAGCACCGAACCCGCCGCCGAACTGGAACCGGCGCAAGCCTAA
- the qrcC gene encoding menaquinone reductase iron-sulfur cluster-binding subunit QrcC: MKHEQKHNPPMKYGMAIDLDKCTGCGACMVACMSENNVPFKKDESNKLDSITWIRVFKLTNGKPYPDTDICYLPRPCQHCEGHDGHSPCVSVCPATATDYSMETGIVSQIYTRCFGCRYCMAACPYHARYFNWWDPVWPEGMEKYLSPNVSPRMRGVVEKCSFCFHRYQQAKNEAYLNGERRVAEEAYQTACTQACPAGAIVFGDLNNPDHQVHQIVRPDPKNGNKSRNPRAFRLLERTGTNTKVYYLSSREWVRRAGDNYLAHEKTGQVSKPHH; encoded by the coding sequence ATGAAACACGAGCAGAAACACAACCCGCCCATGAAGTACGGAATGGCCATCGATCTGGACAAATGCACCGGCTGCGGCGCCTGCATGGTGGCCTGCATGTCCGAAAACAACGTGCCGTTCAAGAAAGACGAATCCAACAAGCTGGACAGCATCACCTGGATCCGCGTTTTCAAGCTCACCAACGGCAAACCGTATCCGGATACGGATATCTGCTATCTGCCGCGGCCCTGTCAGCACTGTGAAGGTCATGACGGACACAGCCCCTGCGTGTCGGTCTGCCCGGCCACAGCCACGGACTACAGCATGGAAACCGGCATCGTCAGCCAGATCTACACCCGCTGCTTCGGTTGCCGGTACTGCATGGCGGCCTGTCCGTATCATGCCCGCTACTTCAACTGGTGGGATCCGGTCTGGCCCGAGGGGATGGAAAAATACCTCAGCCCCAATGTCTCTCCGCGCATGCGCGGGGTGGTGGAAAAGTGCAGTTTCTGTTTTCACCGCTACCAGCAGGCCAAGAACGAAGCCTACCTGAACGGCGAACGCCGGGTTGCCGAAGAGGCTTACCAGACGGCCTGCACCCAGGCCTGCCCGGCCGGGGCCATCGTGTTCGGCGATCTCAACAACCCCGATCACCAGGTCCATCAGATTGTCCGGCCCGACCCCAAAAACGGCAATAAATCCCGGAATCCCAGGGCGTTCCGGCTTCTGGAGCGGACGGGCACCAACACCAAGGTCTACTACCTGTCCAGCCGGGAATGGGTACGGCGGGCCGGCGACAATTACCTGGCTCATGAGAAAACCGGCCAGGTTTCCAAACCGCATCACTAA